TATTTAGAAACGTTAAAAAAATGAAATTGAATAATAAAGTGACAGCTGCACATGAATATATTACTATCTCTTTTATTGAGACAAAAATTAAACATATTCTTGTCAATCTTCCAGTTGATGGTCGTCTTCCGAAAGTTGTAACATTTTTATATGGATCCCAGAAACAAAATAGCTTGCAATGGTTACTTTATACATTGTTTCTAAGACATAAAGGGTTTGAAGTCATTCATTTAGGGGAAGGAATTTCCTTTGAGGATGTCGAATTAGTCTTGCGAGAAATAAAACCAGGATTATTCTTTTCCTTCTGTCAGAGAGAAGAGCAAATAAACGAACTTACCCATTTTACACGTTCTATGCAGACGTTATTCCCTGAAATGAGTGTAGGGATTGGCGGAGAAGGCTGTTCACAAATTGCAGACTCACATTGTTCTTTAATAGGGTCCAATCAAGGTGAATGGGAGGAATGGATCAACAATTGGTTTATCTCTTCATAATGCATGAAAGAAGGGCTTTAAAATAAGCACCATATGACGCTTGTAAACATACCGTATGATATGAGAAACGGTTTTTGCGGTTATGAGTAATGGTTTCGTGATAAGGGAGGGACCAATATGCGTCTTGAACGTTTAGCTGTAGATAAATTTAAAGTGTTTCTAACTTTTGACGATATGCATGATCGTGGCATTACAAAAGAAGATTTGTGGCAGGATGTTCCAAAAGTTCATGATTTATTCCGTGATATGATGCTAGAAGCAGATGATGAGCTAGGGTTCAAAGTAGATGGTCCTATCGCTGTTGAAGTATTTGCGATGCCAGCTCAAGGTATGGTTTTTATTGTTAGCAAAGGCCAAGCTGATGATGATTTTGATGATGAAGGTTTTGAAGAAGGCTATATTGAAATGCAGGTTACACTAGATGAAACAGATGAAATATTTTATGAATTATTTCATTTTGAAGCGGCTATTGGTTTAGCCTCAAGACTTTATTCGTTTGGAGTAAAAGGCGGGAAATTATACTCTTTTCAAAATCGCTATTTTATCAAATTTGATGAATTTGAAATAGAAGATGTGAATGAAGGGGCATTTATTTCCTTATTAGCCGAATTTGGTAATCCGTCAACGATCTCGTCATATAGAGTGGATGAATACGGAAAGCAACTAATGGCAGACAATGCTGTAGAAAGTTTATATCATTACTTTATAAAGAAATAGCAGCTAGGACAGTCATGTTTTAGCTACCACACTAACCGAACCATTATGTTGTTTCACTCACATAATGATTCGGTTTTTTGTCATTGGAGGCTACATTAATTTTGGCTAATTGTAAGCATAGTTGAGCTACTTTCAAATAAGCGAAGTTCTATAATAGTTGCTCGATTAATTTAAATTGTTCATCTGATTATTCAATCTTCTCGTTAGGTCAAAATTAATTCCTTATTGATATTCTATTATTTTTGCAACGAAGATCTGCTTTAAGTAATCAAGTACATAAATCCTGTAAAAAGTTTTGATGCTCCCAACTAGCGGACGGGATGGGGGAGGCCGACTCCAGTGGGATTTACGGGCAGTGTTGAAATGATTTG
The nucleotide sequence above comes from Alkalicoccobacillus plakortidis. Encoded proteins:
- a CDS encoding MerR family transcriptional regulator translates to MTTSDGKYNIKAISTKLGIQPGTLRAWERRYKVIQPTRNAAGHRLYSEQQLHVLNWLIDKVEQGFTIGQAVELLVLDKNKSSSNMFKKEEDYASQLAFDIQEALLHFNESEASQLLNKAFSIYSIEKVASDILGTVFRNVKKMKLNNKVTAAHEYITISFIETKIKHILVNLPVDGRLPKVVTFLYGSQKQNSLQWLLYTLFLRHKGFEVIHLGEGISFEDVELVLREIKPGLFFSFCQREEQINELTHFTRSMQTLFPEMSVGIGGEGCSQIADSHCSLIGSNQGEWEEWINNWFISS
- a CDS encoding genetic competence negative regulator; translation: MRLERLAVDKFKVFLTFDDMHDRGITKEDLWQDVPKVHDLFRDMMLEADDELGFKVDGPIAVEVFAMPAQGMVFIVSKGQADDDFDDEGFEEGYIEMQVTLDETDEIFYELFHFEAAIGLASRLYSFGVKGGKLYSFQNRYFIKFDEFEIEDVNEGAFISLLAEFGNPSTISSYRVDEYGKQLMADNAVESLYHYFIKK